The window TTCACGCATTCcttctatttcatttttatgtttttcttcTAGATGTTTTCGGTTTTCCCGCATTTGATCTAAATTCATCTGCATATGTTTAATTACTATATTTTTGGCactaatttctttttcatattcagTTATTTCCTGCTGCTTGGTGCTCTGTAATTGTACCATTTcttcattcaatatttcattcttgCTCTTCAACAACTCCAAATCAGATTCAACTTTTGATATTGTTTCATTAAgatcaaaaatttcagtttcatGTTTTCTTAATAAGATATTTATTTCTGCATCATGAGAATCTCTCCACTTtaacatttcattttcaaattcctCTTTCTCCTTTGAAACAGTGTCTTTTTCACACTGAATTTTATAGATGTTATTCTTCAAGTCCTCCAACTGTTCAGTCAATTCTTTGATGAAGGTATCTTTATTTTTACATTCAACTGTTTTTTCGTGCAGAAGATCTTTGTctgataattttaaattttggaaGTTAGGTTTTGATGCTGAGCCCAAAGCATCTTTTCGCCTTTTTAATATTGTTGGCTGTAATTGATAAAGATAAATAAAAGATTGAAAGAGTTTTGGAAGAAGAAATATATACACCGAATATTAGAAGTTAATAAATAATCAGTGTAATTAAATAATTACACTGAATGTGAAAAGATAGATACTCCTGTTATAATGAAGAATATTTCAAGAACTATAATCGTATAAATAAGTTTGGAATCATTCAATAACAAATTTACATCTAGTGCAAAAATTATCTAATCAATGTTATTACTTTTTCCAATTATGAACAAAAGATTAATTTTAGCCGTTTTTCATCCTGATTTACTATTTTCTCATAGAGGCTTAGGGATTTAGCGAGTTAGTAGAACCAGTTGAGTTATatataggtttttcaaaaaatgtatttgaataatttttatttccacTTATCTTactttattcaatttttcattgtctTATAGCTATGCAATTTACTGATTTGAAATATGAAGGTTTCAATAAGTAGatatttgagaataattatatCAACTATTAATCAACAGAGTTGGATAATTAATTATGATTAAAAGAATCTACCACGATATTCTCACATCAGGGCTCTATTtattagaattcaatatttttggaaaacaGAATTTTAGAGCGAAGAAAGGGTGATAAGATGAATAAATACAGATAATGCTAATGATATCATTTAATAACATTCAAACCTCAGCTAGATGTTATAAGTTTTGTGTTTGGAAAAATTctaaattatttatattattcgaataaaatttatatggaatataaacaagaaaaatcaataaatcttACCGTTCTGAAACAAGGGGTGCTCTGTGTAGATCCAGTCTCAGATATTGGAGGACTTTTATTATCTGCAAAACGTCCTTGTTGAGAAATAATTCCCagtttatgtttttgtttgagaTCAACATTATAATCAGCTGGTGAGGGAGTAGcaactgaaattaaaaattgcttattgaaaaagaaactttggaaaCAATGCAAAatcgaataacaaaaaaaacgTTATTCCTACAAACCTCGGATATCATTGAATCTCTTGATTTTAGCTCTTGGAAAAGACATAATTAAATATTGGATCAAGTACGGATGGAAATAAGGTTTTTGATTAAcgtattttaattaattttgatgATTATTGAAGCTAATAGTTGTTTACTGAATAACCGTCACACCACTGAAAACCCGCCATTTACCATTCTTTTGAATTCATTGCGAACGGTTGATAATTTGATAACAATCAAACTATCGCTGTTGCCAGATCGTTATTGCGCAATTGATCTACTATCCTGTTCTATGATCAATTAATAAAAGTAATGTTAATCCCGGATTACACTCAGAGCTGTCAGAAATGACTCATTCCGTTCTATGCTATAAAAATAGTGTTAAGCTCAGATTACACTCATAGCTGTCAGAGAAAAAATCTGACTTTATCGCACCATTGTTTAAACTTTTAACAATGATATTACATTAGGTACTTTGAAGTACCAAAGTTACTGTATCttagttttttttatgtttatgagGAAGAGTAACTAATATCTCCATTTCTGCTTAGTAAAGGTCGCAAGAAGTTTAAGAGATTACTACcaaaaaaaacttcaacttcAAAATTATGCTAAAAGTTAGCAGATATCCAAATTAAGTTCAAATACTTTTTCAAAAGATAACTTATCATTGTGAGTAGGTGATTTTCAAAAGTATCTTTTACAGCAATGTTTACTCTTCATAATTTAATAAGAATTGATCTCAGATGACGAATAATGATTTTCTGAGAGCTTGTCTTGATAATAACCAGTGGCGTACTAAATACCAAGATATTGAGCTTAAGGTGGTAATGGTAATATTTAGGAATTGCAAAATTCGTACATCTACAGGATGTAACTAAATAAgtgtgaatatttttcaatgtgtATTATGGTCGCAAATACAAAACAGTATTTTATCAATACATGAAACTCGTTTTTTGTCCATTTTTCAAGCAACAAATGTAGCGATATATTAATTCAAACTTAACTCTTTATGTAATTttgagtaagcaaacttcttcacttttttttctttatccccacccaaggcttatgtctgggtacgccactagGTACTAACAAGAGAAAAAGTGGCATAGGCGGTGCATCTGTTCCTTAGAGCGAGCACTTATTTTGTGACGTCATTGAAAGATATCAGATTTAATATTCTCATTATCACTGAAAGAAATTACAGTAACATTTATAACAACTGAGATAATTTTTATTGCCGGcccttagataattgttgaatAAATTCTAGGTACATTCGAGACAAAATAGAATGAGGAATAGATCGACGATTTcaagttttatatttttcacaaaAGAGTTTTTTGTTTCAGTCTATTATGAATCCCACAGAATTTCAGCATTTACAAATacgaataaacaaaaaaaaaatggcaaaaGCCATTGACTTCACGTCATATCTTTCCTCATTTTTGTCATTTAATACTCATCTATATCGGTGATagcaaaaataaatcaaacaaaaattttgagcGGGACTTCCATTCTTCATAAATAACCAATCACTATCGTAAATAGTTAAGAAGaggaagtgtttatttgatggCCAGTGTATTAGGCAGCTACCTAATGATGCATTTTTAACATGAAGATTCTCTCGAACCATATAACAAAGCATATAAATGcttcgaaaaatttatttttatttcagtcttTCGTGATACTAGTTTAAAATTGAGCGCAAGCTATCGCTAGGTCCTGCCATCCACTCTATTTTGTCAGAATCAATGTAAgtacgtaatttttttttattttaacataTTTAACTACAgttatttagtattttattttcaattgtaaacCTAAGGTATCATTTCTAAAAAAATGCCAGGATTTTTTAAGTTTTAAATATTCGCAATATTTGTATCAAATAATTGAAGCTATTCGTCTAAAAAATTATGCAAAATAATATCTACCTAccttgatgaaaaatttaaattcactcctattttatttgaaatgaaatataaaataaaagttTGCCTTTTTCCAAATTTCCCATTGCTTAACtgataaatcaataaattttaatttcagacaATTGGGAACTTCAGATCCAGTGATTATTCCAACTGAAAAAATGCAGAGAAATATCGTTACGAGGAATTCCTTCAGTAAACGAATTACTAGTGCAACTGAAAATTCGAGAAGCAATGAACCAAAAAAAGTTGTTTTGCCAGTGAAAGGAACCCCAAAAACAATTACATTGGCGAAAACATCGAAAGATCAACAAACTGGAAACATGAGTcaaaatatgaaacaaaaaatccaGCCCACCAAAGAAGTGCAACATACTtccacagaaaaaaaatcaaaaaaaccaTTTGAATCTCTGATGAAACGACTGGAACAAGCggaagaaatattcaaaaaatattcaccTCTCCAACATGTTgtgaaaaaagagaaaaatcaaCTCAAAGAGTCTAAACTAGTGAAGCAACCtacatcagaaaaaattattaggaatatttcaaaaagtgaaCCCCCTAAAAAACAAACGAATCAACTAGCAAAAAAGAACCAACCCATCAAACAAGAAGTGAAAACAAGAGAACCAGCTATTGAGAAACCAAATCAGAAGGAAATGTTGGCAGTGAAAAGAAGTTCAAGTTTTAAACAACAAAACACATACCTGCAGAGGAAAGACAATCAGAAAGAATTGTTGACAGCTAAGAAACAAAGAAGTTCAAGTTTTAGACAACCTAATACGTCATACCTGCCTAGGAAGGCTGTCATTTCTCAACAAGGATTAAAGACAGATGTTAAACCTGTGAAAGAACtgcgaaatgaaaatatttcaaacagcaATACTTCCCAGAAAAAATACCAATTGTTGGatgaaatctttgaaaaatataaatccaTTCGGCAAGACACTAAATCAGTGCAATATCCAGGTTgtgagaaaaattcaaaaactcagATTGTTGCTAATAATGGAAATTGTGAAGAAGATTCAAAAAAAGATAACAGGAATAAAGAAAATGAATCAGGACCTATGCAAACGAGACTAGACGATCAGGagcaaaaattattgaagatgTCGAATAAAGAAACTGATTTTGGAAAGAAAATGGAAATACTGCAAAAGATTTCTGATTATCAGAAGAAAGAAAATGAAAGGACTGTAACCAATCTATCAAATATTATTGAAGAAGGTAACATGATTTTTAATCGTACTCCGTaagttatgaaaatttttcaattccaataATGAAAATTGTGGGATTTATATCCCGAAAATTGAATTCGGAAAATAACATCTAAATATTGTTGTTATGTAAATAATATTGATTAAAAATGTTGAGAGGAATTTGGATTTTGTCCAAATTTTGTAATCAGTTTATCCACTGATGTTACTAAATCAACAATGTAAATAAAATTCTTTTAGTGTGAGAGTcttgtatattttcaatattattctgtgtcagaatttttgacttcaTTTTCCATTTGGAACTGAAGCcaacaatgtttatttttttaattaaaatacCTAGTGTTTTGTCTGTGATAGAAATATACCTGATTCTTAAATGTTActaattcattaaaatattacattttcagaaacaataaaattttcttttattctagTTTTTACCCCTTTTCTAATTGTTTGGGTAATTGTATTGTTATCTTGTATTTTTCAGaataaagaaattattattcatatgaatattcatCTTTCCTGCTTTTTTGTCCCTGTTGTATgttaatttataatgaaaatgtaCCTATCACTATAttattaagaataatttaagtATGAATTCTTAGAAGTGATTAAGATCTACTTAACTCCTGCATTTCCAAAACAAGGTGTTCCATTTTCAATACGAGAAACTTTAAGAACGAGTTCTTGTTTTTGGTGTGagtatttctttcaataatgaACTTTTGGCTTGGGTTGAAGACCAAAATGAtccgaaatatttttca is drawn from Harmonia axyridis chromosome 7, icHarAxyr1.1, whole genome shotgun sequence and contains these coding sequences:
- the LOC123684480 gene encoding neurofilament heavy polypeptide-like, encoding MQRNIVTRNSFSKRITSATENSRSNEPKKVVLPVKGTPKTITLAKTSKDQQTGNMSQNMKQKIQPTKEVQHTSTEKKSKKPFESLMKRLEQAEEIFKKYSPLQHVVKKEKNQLKESKLVKQPTSEKIIRNISKSEPPKKQTNQLAKKNQPIKQEVKTREPAIEKPNQKEMLAVKRSSSFKQQNTYLQRKDNQKELLTAKKQRSSSFRQPNTSYLPRKAVISQQGLKTDVKPVKELRNENISNSNTSQKKYQLLDEIFEKYKSIRQDTKSVQYPGCEKNSKTQIVANNGNCEEDSKKDNRNKENESGPMQTRLDDQEQKLLKMSNKETDFGKKMEILQKISDYQKKENERTVTNLSNIIEEGNMIFNRTP